A single region of the Oleispira antarctica RB-8 genome encodes:
- a CDS encoding Putative hydrolase, which produces MFVLDPRLQKDTILIGRFPLCQVLLMNDKRYPWVILVPAHNDVYEYYHLSEEDQGQLMKESAMVSQKMADHFSAKSMNIAALGNVVPQLHQHHICRYADDPAWPGPVWGHSPAVVYESDELEVRVKELQSIFGSHFIADLEAEEDVENNTYW; this is translated from the coding sequence ATGTTTGTTTTAGATCCAAGATTACAAAAAGACACGATTTTAATTGGGCGTTTTCCGCTGTGCCAAGTACTGCTGATGAACGATAAGCGCTATCCCTGGGTGATTCTGGTGCCTGCTCATAATGATGTTTATGAGTACTATCATTTGTCAGAAGAAGACCAAGGCCAGCTAATGAAAGAGTCGGCGATGGTGAGCCAGAAGATGGCTGACCATTTTTCCGCTAAGTCTATGAACATTGCTGCGCTTGGTAATGTCGTACCTCAGCTGCATCAACATCATATTTGTCGTTATGCTGACGACCCCGCATGGCCTGGCCCTGTTTGGGGTCACAGTCCTGCGGTTGTTTATGAATCAGATGAATTGGAAGTTCGAGTAAAAGAATTACAAAGCATCTTTGGGTCGCATTTTATTGCTGACTTGGAAGCTGAAGAAGATGTAGAAAACAATACCTACTGGTAG
- a CDS encoding Putative DNA uptake protein and/or related DNA-binding protein/ Competence protein ComEA-like encodes MKSWNVLLNALLLSLVFAFTSVHADETATPSLNINNASIEQLEKIKGLGAKKALAIIEYRSQHGDFESIEDLSKVKGIGSKFIAKNRDRLSIQ; translated from the coding sequence ATGAAATCATGGAACGTTTTACTCAATGCCCTCTTACTTTCTCTCGTTTTTGCATTCACTTCGGTGCATGCCGATGAAACCGCCACTCCCTCTTTAAATATAAACAATGCCAGCATTGAACAATTAGAGAAGATTAAAGGTCTCGGTGCAAAAAAAGCACTCGCGATCATTGAATACCGCTCACAGCACGGTGATTTTGAGAGCATCGAAGATCTTAGTAAAGTTAAGGGCATTGGCTCAAAGTTCATTGCCAAAAATCGAGATCGGTTATCAATTCAGTAA
- the gloB gene encoding Hydroxyacylglutathione hydrolase: MKVVRLYMNNRLRNFNYIIGCEKTGQAIALDPLDGDAVLAAAEAEGWQIKLIINTHEHHDHIEGNPVVQAVTGAPIWASEYAVGKIPNVAKGLVANEVIELGSMVFKVLPTPGHTPVHVCLLTLSEEIPVLFSGDTLFNACAGNCFNGGNVDEMYETFQQVLAPLPDNAILYPGHDYMKTNLEFSLVCEPGNQDAQLWQGHVKNLSPEDMPFMTLGQERLYNPFLRLESPQLLAKLEASGDMSTSSRAVFKALRLRRDHW; encoded by the coding sequence ATGAAAGTAGTACGTCTTTATATGAACAACCGATTGCGTAATTTTAATTACATTATTGGTTGTGAAAAAACGGGTCAGGCCATTGCCTTAGACCCGCTTGATGGTGATGCGGTGCTGGCCGCCGCAGAAGCCGAAGGCTGGCAGATTAAACTGATTATTAATACACATGAGCATCATGACCACATTGAAGGTAACCCTGTTGTGCAGGCGGTAACAGGCGCGCCTATTTGGGCCAGTGAGTATGCTGTAGGTAAAATTCCTAATGTTGCTAAAGGTTTGGTCGCCAATGAGGTGATTGAGTTGGGAAGTATGGTATTTAAAGTACTTCCTACGCCTGGGCATACGCCGGTACATGTCTGTTTGTTAACACTCAGCGAAGAAATTCCGGTGCTGTTTTCAGGGGATACGCTGTTTAATGCCTGTGCGGGCAATTGCTTTAATGGCGGTAATGTTGATGAGATGTATGAGACGTTTCAGCAAGTATTAGCGCCTTTGCCTGATAATGCGATTTTATATCCGGGTCATGATTACATGAAAACGAATTTAGAGTTTTCGTTGGTGTGTGAACCTGGCAATCAAGATGCGCAGCTCTGGCAGGGTCATGTTAAGAATCTTAGCCCAGAGGACATGCCATTTATGACTTTGGGGCAAGAGCGCTTGTACAATCCGTTTTTACGTTTGGAAAGCCCTCAGCTACTCGCTAAGCTCGAGGCTAGTGGCGATATGAGCACTTCATCGAGAGCCGTCTTTAAAGCGCTGCGGCTTCGCAGAGATCATTGGTAG
- a CDS encoding TonB-dependent receptor, with the protein MKHLKQSSLALAISFASNLLIVTHSQAAGINSSSDIAEMSNITISGNAQMGGAVSASMGTVVAEQIAQRPISRAGEILETVPGLIVTQHSGEGKANQYFLRGFNLDHGTDMATFIDGMPVNNRTHAHGQGYTDINFIIPEMIESLDYSKGPYYGKEGDFANAGAVRMHSKSSMDDTLIKIGFGQFGYQRVLLAGGTNDLFSDGDRFIAALDTTRYDGPWDVAQEQEKYSAMAKYTFGNAVNGGNISFMGFDNTWTATDQVPQRYIDNGGDRYDSLDDTTGGDTHRYSVSYEGWHDIAGKSLQSNMYAVDYGLDLFSNYTYAIDPVNGDQIRQYDERKIIGGSLLFDVLPTAKGEWQLGMDVRHDNIGDVSLSATTKRDVREVLIRHKVEETGLGLFLQNNHNWTNNFRTQIGARIDYLQADVENRLTGEKSDANDSMVSPKFNAIYSATETTHIFFNYGQGYHSNDARGFSEGSRATNGKADVFARSEGADIGVQSQLTDTLQLAASLWWLTLDSELVFVGDNGETEASDKSERKGVEASIFWQPQSWLIIDSDVALSQARLQPSGQSDQYIPGAIERVFSLGVAVHDFGQWDAGLRLRHFGDFALNEDNSERADAVTMLNAQLGYDFTTSLSGSVEVLNITNEEGNDITYLYDSRLPAVNGNPAEVTDVEDVHLHPTEPRMVRASLAYRF; encoded by the coding sequence ATGAAACATTTAAAACAAAGCTCTTTAGCTTTGGCGATTTCGTTCGCCTCAAATTTGCTTATCGTGACACATTCACAAGCCGCAGGAATTAACTCCTCTTCTGATATCGCTGAAATGAGCAATATTACTATTAGCGGTAATGCTCAAATGGGAGGTGCCGTATCAGCCTCTATGGGAACGGTTGTTGCTGAACAAATTGCCCAGCGACCTATTAGTCGTGCCGGGGAAATATTAGAAACGGTACCGGGCTTAATTGTGACTCAGCACAGTGGTGAAGGCAAAGCGAATCAGTATTTTTTACGCGGTTTTAATCTAGATCACGGTACTGATATGGCGACGTTTATCGACGGAATGCCTGTTAATAATCGTACCCACGCTCATGGTCAAGGGTATACCGATATCAATTTTATCATTCCTGAAATGATTGAATCATTGGATTACAGCAAGGGCCCTTATTATGGCAAGGAAGGGGATTTTGCCAATGCGGGTGCGGTGCGCATGCACAGTAAAAGTTCGATGGATGATACGTTAATTAAAATTGGTTTTGGTCAGTTTGGGTATCAGCGTGTGTTATTGGCAGGTGGTACGAATGATCTTTTCAGCGACGGCGATCGTTTTATAGCAGCACTGGATACCACTCGTTATGACGGCCCGTGGGATGTTGCACAGGAGCAAGAAAAATATTCTGCGATGGCGAAATATACTTTCGGTAACGCGGTTAATGGCGGCAACATCAGTTTTATGGGGTTTGATAATACTTGGACTGCGACCGATCAAGTTCCTCAGCGTTACATCGATAATGGCGGAGATCGTTATGATTCTTTGGATGATACCACCGGTGGTGATACTCACCGCTATAGTGTTAGTTATGAAGGTTGGCATGACATTGCGGGTAAATCTTTGCAGAGTAATATGTATGCTGTTGACTACGGATTGGACTTGTTCTCAAATTACACTTACGCAATCGACCCGGTAAACGGTGATCAGATTCGTCAGTATGATGAACGTAAAATAATCGGCGGGTCGTTGTTATTTGATGTGTTGCCAACGGCGAAGGGTGAATGGCAATTAGGGATGGATGTTCGTCACGACAATATTGGAGATGTGAGTTTGTCGGCGACGACAAAACGAGACGTGCGAGAGGTGCTTATTCGTCATAAAGTAGAAGAAACGGGGTTGGGCTTATTTTTACAAAATAATCATAACTGGACGAATAATTTCCGCACTCAAATTGGTGCTCGTATTGATTACTTGCAAGCGGATGTTGAAAATCGCTTAACTGGTGAAAAAAGCGACGCCAATGATTCGATGGTGAGCCCTAAATTCAATGCGATTTATAGTGCTACAGAAACTACGCACATATTCTTCAACTATGGCCAGGGTTATCACAGTAACGATGCGCGTGGCTTTAGCGAAGGTAGCCGCGCGACGAATGGCAAAGCCGATGTATTTGCCCGCAGCGAAGGTGCTGATATTGGTGTTCAATCTCAGCTAACAGATACGTTACAACTGGCAGCTTCTTTGTGGTGGTTAACACTGGATTCTGAATTGGTTTTTGTGGGAGATAATGGCGAAACGGAAGCGTCAGATAAATCTGAGCGCAAGGGTGTTGAAGCGAGTATTTTTTGGCAGCCACAATCTTGGTTAATTATCGACAGTGATGTGGCATTAAGTCAGGCGCGTTTACAGCCATCAGGTCAATCTGATCAGTATATTCCTGGTGCAATTGAGCGTGTATTCAGCCTTGGTGTGGCAGTTCATGACTTTGGTCAATGGGATGCTGGATTACGTTTGCGTCACTTTGGTGATTTTGCTTTAAATGAAGATAATAGCGAACGTGCCGATGCCGTGACTATGTTAAATGCTCAGCTGGGTTATGACTTCACTACAAGTCTGTCGGGTTCTGTTGAAGTACTTAATATAACCAACGAAGAAGGTAATGATATCACTTACTTATATGACTCTCGTTTGCCCGCAGTCAATGGTAATCCTGCGGAAGTGACCGACGTGGAAGATGTTCATTTGCATCCGACAGAGCCTAGAATGGTGCGCGCAAGTTTGGCGTATCGTTTTTAA
- the cobN gene encoding CobN/magnesium chelatase: protein MPVILRFFLLLISTLSFSTLIFSAPSMAADTNSSSKNTSSKNIVAFVSDRSSGSLVAAAHRFLDLNPQHTISIRSVSQINLMSDKELMTLVVNADALLIAAVFAEPVERLLNLKYPNQQIRVAINGDRRLLSLNSDPLNQHQSGLFDILSHDQKKSLFKRLTSAEQGSYAKQLADQQKKWPQFTYWLQARGYWQNRSDENRLSLFTLLSNDSITLEDGAVENGTKSWPKIQAAETLRFYLNSKHKKTQQELTAFVKQSSIEKKAKATVYILDHDTGDRPGDWQLHQSLCQAMSANERSEKINCISVLSAWGDASINAVRAIKDINQHSTQPFAIISLQDFVVGGGDGREQVSDLFTELNVPVFKGIRVTELNSALYDLSSQGLPADSVHYRIAMPELQGIGQAHVLALAAATDIDTVTGAQVSKTEPVKVEITRLVNRLHKWFALQTKANKDKKVAIVFYNHPPGRHNIGADNLNVPDSLWQMLNELKQQGYDLGPEEYFPASAEALLDVLQQKAVNLPEDAKALEEMSGLIHNMTAESYQAWFATLPQPVQKEMQQGPLGFMHQRVEHFLFGAGHDYLLELSQPERQRILTELYEMMDSTMHDLHHALDGIRHKGRERALNLLEQLEEAYVVLIDAQKADISAYRESKKTTAGWQQADKLQAAILDMSIEGIRGWGEVPGRTMVWNNKLLIPGVQFGNVFLGPQPPRGWELNEELLHANMSFPPPHQYLAFYKYLAKDFSADALVHVGRHSTYEFLPKRGVGLSAIDYPSIVVQDIPSIYPYIVDGVGEGIQAKRRGIAIMVDHLTPPLAITELYDGLLQLRQLIESAEAASDETTQKKAIKALRHKIDVLNLRDELIASMDEELVVRGVGFSDVDDDFLLHEVGHYLTHLQEEFMPLGLHVFGRDWNKESIDTMMTSMADGDNLLNKDQSVIRKALTLSPKAEMSAFINALNGGFVAPGKGNDPIRTPEALPTGRNFYALDGSLLPTQLGVEIGQQLAQKARDENKVVFKKNKAGKNTVAEKEAIILWASDAVRDEGAMIAFGLDMLGVKPVWNSRGILKGLELLPLDEKRRQRRDVLFTSSGLFRDLYGSQLELLDKSVLLGLAASRNTINKQYPALTLMLIQALKPIDDLVDALDLEETQSTKDWDSESLDQNLIARNWVYEAKALLIAHPEVDVNILARQASLRVFGTAPGAYGAGVNRLAERSGAWDDRKQLGEVFIKRMGHAYGVDSEGFNSGAGAQNLFKSQLNNVGNTYLGRASNLYGLIDNNDAFDYLGGLNLAIETVTGKQPDSFVISHANNQNLKMDPLEVALLGELRGRFLNRQWIEPLMKEGYAGARTMGSEFVEYLWGWQVTSPEIIQSWVWEEVKSVYIDDSLDVGLDEFLKESHNVHVQTNILAVMLVAIEKDFWQTDEATKQQLAEAFAKNIIEKGIPGSGHTHANHPIYDFVKPLLDAEQANKLEQTLAASRMNYDEVNQDNSPARIQEIDLQQAEQQQKEAQAESQSEQASEDSELDGVDNYLYAVFAFALLLMFVGFVRSRRL from the coding sequence ATGCCTGTAATACTACGATTTTTTCTACTGCTGATTTCTACTTTGAGTTTTTCTACGCTCATTTTTTCAGCACCTAGCATGGCCGCCGATACAAATTCATCTTCAAAGAACACGTCATCAAAGAATATTGTCGCTTTTGTTTCTGATCGCTCTAGTGGTAGCTTAGTCGCGGCGGCGCATCGTTTTTTAGACCTTAACCCTCAGCATACGATAAGTATTCGCTCGGTCAGTCAAATAAACCTGATGAGCGATAAAGAATTAATGACGTTAGTCGTTAACGCCGATGCACTGTTGATTGCGGCTGTATTTGCTGAACCTGTCGAGCGACTTCTCAATCTTAAATACCCAAATCAACAAATACGAGTCGCTATTAATGGTGATCGCCGCTTATTAAGCTTAAATAGCGACCCGTTAAATCAACATCAAAGTGGCTTGTTTGATATTTTATCCCATGATCAAAAGAAGTCTCTATTTAAGCGCCTAACAAGTGCAGAGCAGGGCAGCTATGCCAAGCAGTTAGCCGATCAGCAAAAAAAATGGCCGCAATTCACGTATTGGCTGCAGGCGCGAGGCTATTGGCAGAACCGCAGTGATGAAAACCGTCTCTCATTGTTCACATTATTGAGCAATGACAGTATTACACTAGAAGATGGCGCAGTAGAAAATGGCACAAAGTCTTGGCCTAAAATACAAGCCGCCGAAACATTACGCTTTTATCTGAACAGTAAACATAAGAAAACTCAGCAAGAACTGACCGCATTCGTTAAACAATCCTCTATTGAAAAGAAAGCCAAAGCGACAGTCTATATTCTTGATCACGATACCGGAGATCGTCCCGGGGATTGGCAGCTTCACCAAAGTCTGTGCCAAGCCATGTCGGCCAACGAACGTTCTGAAAAAATAAACTGCATATCTGTTCTATCCGCCTGGGGTGATGCCAGTATAAATGCTGTTAGAGCTATTAAGGACATAAACCAGCACAGTACTCAGCCGTTTGCGATTATTTCATTACAAGATTTTGTTGTCGGTGGAGGTGATGGTCGTGAGCAGGTAAGTGATTTATTTACCGAGCTTAATGTTCCGGTTTTTAAAGGCATTCGGGTAACCGAACTGAACAGTGCGCTGTATGATTTATCCAGCCAAGGGTTACCTGCCGATAGTGTGCACTATCGAATTGCGATGCCTGAATTACAAGGCATTGGCCAAGCGCATGTCTTAGCGCTAGCGGCGGCTACAGACATTGATACTGTGACGGGCGCACAGGTTTCAAAAACTGAACCAGTGAAGGTCGAAATTACGCGTTTAGTTAATCGCCTGCACAAATGGTTCGCCTTACAAACCAAAGCCAATAAAGATAAAAAAGTTGCCATCGTTTTTTATAATCACCCTCCAGGTCGCCATAATATTGGGGCCGATAACTTAAACGTCCCTGACTCACTATGGCAAATGCTTAACGAGTTAAAGCAGCAAGGTTATGACTTAGGGCCAGAAGAATATTTCCCTGCCAGTGCGGAAGCGTTATTAGACGTCTTGCAGCAAAAAGCAGTGAACTTACCAGAAGATGCTAAAGCCTTAGAAGAGATGTCGGGGCTTATTCATAATATGACAGCAGAAAGCTATCAAGCTTGGTTTGCAACCTTGCCACAACCGGTACAAAAAGAAATGCAGCAAGGGCCGTTAGGCTTTATGCATCAGCGGGTTGAACATTTTCTGTTTGGCGCAGGTCACGATTATCTATTAGAGCTTTCACAACCGGAACGTCAGCGCATTTTAACTGAACTGTATGAAATGATGGATTCAACCATGCATGATTTGCATCACGCCCTTGATGGCATTCGTCATAAAGGTCGTGAGCGCGCGTTGAATTTATTAGAGCAGCTTGAAGAAGCCTATGTGGTATTAATTGATGCGCAAAAAGCAGACATCAGTGCTTATCGCGAGAGTAAAAAAACGACGGCTGGCTGGCAGCAGGCCGATAAACTTCAGGCGGCTATTTTGGATATGAGCATCGAAGGTATTCGTGGTTGGGGTGAAGTACCGGGCAGAACTATGGTCTGGAATAATAAATTACTCATTCCAGGTGTGCAGTTTGGTAATGTGTTTTTAGGGCCGCAGCCGCCGCGTGGCTGGGAACTGAATGAAGAGCTATTACACGCCAATATGTCATTTCCGCCACCGCATCAATATTTAGCGTTTTATAAATATTTAGCCAAAGATTTTTCTGCTGATGCATTGGTTCATGTGGGTCGTCACTCAACCTATGAATTCTTGCCTAAGCGCGGCGTGGGATTATCGGCAATCGATTATCCGTCGATCGTAGTGCAGGATATTCCCAGTATTTATCCGTACATTGTCGATGGTGTGGGTGAAGGCATCCAAGCCAAGCGGCGCGGTATTGCGATTATGGTTGATCACTTAACACCGCCATTGGCGATAACTGAATTGTATGATGGTTTGTTGCAGCTACGTCAGTTGATTGAGAGTGCAGAAGCCGCCAGCGATGAAACGACACAGAAAAAAGCCATTAAAGCGTTACGTCATAAGATCGATGTCTTGAATCTACGGGATGAATTGATCGCCAGTATGGATGAAGAATTGGTTGTGCGTGGGGTTGGTTTTAGTGACGTTGATGATGACTTTTTATTGCACGAAGTGGGGCATTATCTCACGCACCTGCAAGAAGAATTTATGCCGTTAGGTTTGCACGTTTTTGGCCGTGATTGGAATAAGGAGTCGATTGATACCATGATGACCTCGATGGCCGATGGCGATAACTTACTTAATAAAGATCAAAGTGTGATCCGTAAAGCATTAACCCTATCACCTAAAGCTGAAATGAGTGCGTTTATTAATGCTTTAAACGGGGGCTTTGTTGCGCCAGGTAAAGGTAATGATCCGATTCGCACCCCAGAAGCATTACCAACAGGACGTAACTTTTATGCCCTTGATGGCAGCTTATTGCCGACTCAGTTGGGTGTGGAAATTGGCCAGCAGTTAGCGCAAAAGGCTCGTGATGAAAATAAGGTTGTTTTTAAGAAAAATAAAGCAGGCAAGAATACGGTCGCCGAAAAAGAAGCGATCATTTTATGGGCCTCGGATGCGGTGCGTGATGAAGGCGCCATGATTGCATTTGGTCTGGATATGCTTGGGGTAAAACCGGTTTGGAACAGTCGTGGCATACTTAAAGGTCTTGAGCTATTGCCGCTGGATGAAAAACGCAGGCAGCGTCGTGACGTATTATTTACCAGCTCGGGCTTGTTTCGTGATCTTTATGGTTCGCAATTAGAGCTGTTGGATAAATCGGTTTTATTAGGGCTTGCGGCCAGTCGTAATACCATTAATAAGCAATATCCTGCGCTGACCTTGATGCTGATACAGGCGTTAAAACCTATTGATGATTTAGTGGATGCCCTCGATCTAGAAGAGACTCAATCAACAAAAGACTGGGATAGTGAAAGTCTGGATCAAAATTTAATTGCCCGTAATTGGGTATATGAAGCGAAGGCATTATTAATTGCTCACCCTGAAGTGGATGTGAATATATTGGCTCGTCAGGCCAGTTTGCGAGTATTTGGAACCGCACCGGGTGCATATGGCGCAGGCGTAAACCGCTTAGCGGAACGCTCGGGTGCTTGGGATGATCGCAAACAGTTGGGTGAGGTTTTCATTAAACGTATGGGCCACGCTTATGGTGTTGACTCGGAAGGCTTCAATAGCGGTGCAGGCGCGCAGAATTTATTTAAATCTCAGCTGAATAATGTCGGTAATACTTATTTAGGTCGCGCCAGTAATTTATACGGCCTAATCGATAATAACGATGCCTTTGATTATTTGGGTGGTTTGAATCTCGCGATTGAGACCGTGACAGGCAAGCAGCCTGATAGCTTTGTTATTTCTCATGCTAATAACCAAAATTTAAAAATGGATCCATTAGAAGTTGCGTTATTAGGTGAGCTGCGTGGCCGCTTTTTGAATCGTCAGTGGATCGAGCCTTTAATGAAAGAAGGTTATGCCGGTGCACGCACAATGGGCAGTGAGTTTGTTGAATACTTGTGGGGTTGGCAGGTGACCAGTCCTGAGATTATACAATCTTGGGTGTGGGAAGAAGTAAAGTCGGTTTATATCGATGACTCACTTGATGTCGGTTTGGACGAATTCTTAAAAGAAAGTCATAACGTGCATGTGCAAACCAATATTCTTGCTGTCATGCTGGTGGCGATTGAAAAAGATTTTTGGCAAACCGATGAGGCAACTAAGCAGCAATTAGCCGAAGCGTTTGCGAAAAATATTATTGAAAAAGGTATTCCGGGAAGTGGTCATACTCATGCTAATCATCCCATTTATGATTTCGTGAAGCCGCTGTTAGACGCTGAACAGGCGAATAAATTAGAGCAAACGTTGGCGGCGAGTCGGATGAATTATGATGAGGTTAATCAAGACAATAGCCCAGCACGTATTCAGGAAATCGACTTGCAACAGGCAGAGCAGCAACAAAAAGAAGCACAAGCTGAATCGCAATCAGAGCAAGCCTCTGAGGATTCAGAATTGGACGGCGTCGATAATTATTTATATGCCGTATTCGCATTTGCTTTATTGCTGATGTTTGTCGGCTTTGTTCGTTCGCGTCGCTTATAA
- a CDS encoding putative histidine kinase has product MSEAVKKTRVKASPKQQKLAVKLLTHVLIFSSFVTLATSSYIIYSDYLQGTHELKQSIDQIKAGYQESISYSLWNFDSPQIKTQLAGVLNFPGVLNVYIETKEGLLHSAGNFEQSGSQKHAFDLFFTSAERQYPLGVLSINLDYQGLYETLFYKALNILASQFIKTFSVSLFILFIFQRLVTHRLLRMSQWASRFSLNDLDHELSLNSSHTVNAQDEIDSVVNAINSMRISLKEDIKKREDIERALNKSQYKLSIAINNAELGFCEYSQKTDRFSGNEHFSKHIGIDPGALEKIEDPIEWFKNHIIGDRTIEQRERINQLLHGHMERICTELSIQCSDNIIKHFDTTIQVSEWDDNGLPITIVICILDKTAQVKASKQAADLNYALEQKVTKRTEELTYEQVQSKAEIKKLQRQLVTFELQKRRQQSQENQRPLQYALSQLQNLINPDTENNGKPAEHQLQQAKLLLELLSKHLLASSQFSSQTFDVVTLIQESLQEFLTKLKLAPLTKLRLPFSLMLDSHQDILTYCFKHCLVTIEALNHVNFNSGNLMIALELEGDHGVIKFTYNSENIATTNIDINASNHPASNEMTVLKMCHAMLEERFDGSVLVSQEENRLNLELRFSINAHC; this is encoded by the coding sequence GTGTCTGAAGCTGTAAAAAAGACAAGAGTCAAAGCTTCTCCCAAGCAACAAAAGCTCGCCGTGAAGCTTTTGACGCATGTATTAATATTCAGCTCTTTTGTCACTCTTGCAACATCAAGCTATATTATATACTCCGACTACCTGCAGGGTACTCATGAGCTCAAGCAGAGCATTGACCAGATTAAAGCGGGCTATCAAGAAAGCATCAGCTATAGTTTATGGAATTTCGATAGCCCACAAATAAAGACTCAACTAGCTGGTGTGTTGAATTTCCCCGGCGTACTCAATGTATACATCGAAACCAAAGAAGGCTTATTGCATAGCGCTGGAAACTTTGAACAATCGGGTTCACAAAAACATGCTTTTGATCTCTTCTTTACCAGCGCAGAACGGCAATACCCATTAGGTGTATTAAGCATCAATCTCGATTATCAAGGCTTATATGAGACTTTATTTTACAAAGCATTAAATATTCTCGCCAGCCAATTCATTAAAACGTTCTCGGTATCTCTTTTTATTCTCTTCATATTTCAACGTCTTGTGACCCATAGATTATTACGTATGTCGCAATGGGCAAGTCGCTTTAGTTTAAATGATTTGGATCACGAGCTGTCTCTTAACTCATCCCATACTGTGAATGCACAAGATGAAATAGATTCTGTTGTTAACGCCATTAATAGCATGCGAATCAGTTTAAAAGAGGATATTAAAAAAAGGGAAGATATAGAGCGGGCTCTTAATAAATCTCAATATAAGCTATCAATCGCCATCAACAATGCTGAACTAGGGTTTTGTGAATACAGCCAGAAAACAGATCGTTTTTCGGGTAACGAACACTTCTCTAAGCACATTGGCATAGACCCTGGCGCATTAGAAAAAATAGAAGACCCTATTGAGTGGTTCAAAAATCACATTATAGGTGATCGCACTATTGAGCAGCGTGAACGCATCAATCAGCTGCTTCATGGACACATGGAGCGTATTTGCACTGAACTTAGCATTCAATGCAGTGACAATATTATTAAGCACTTTGATACGACCATTCAAGTATCTGAGTGGGATGATAATGGCCTTCCTATCACTATTGTCATCTGTATCCTAGATAAAACAGCGCAGGTAAAAGCCAGCAAACAAGCCGCGGACTTAAATTATGCCTTGGAACAGAAAGTTACCAAACGCACAGAAGAACTCACCTATGAACAAGTACAATCAAAAGCAGAAATAAAGAAATTACAACGACAGCTCGTGACTTTTGAACTGCAGAAACGCCGACAGCAAAGCCAAGAAAATCAGCGTCCTTTGCAATATGCGTTATCGCAATTGCAAAACCTGATTAATCCCGATACAGAGAACAACGGAAAACCTGCAGAACATCAACTACAACAAGCAAAACTGCTGCTTGAGTTACTCTCAAAACACCTACTGGCCAGTAGCCAATTCTCGAGCCAAACATTTGATGTAGTTACATTAATACAAGAATCTCTGCAAGAATTTTTAACGAAATTGAAGCTGGCACCCTTAACCAAACTGCGCCTGCCTTTTTCATTGATGCTCGACAGCCATCAAGATATTTTAACGTACTGTTTTAAGCATTGTTTGGTAACCATAGAAGCGCTGAATCACGTCAATTTTAACAGTGGAAACTTAATGATTGCTCTCGAACTTGAAGGTGACCATGGGGTTATTAAATTCACTTACAATAGCGAAAACATCGCCACGACTAACATCGATATCAATGCTAGCAATCACCCTGCTAGCAATGAAATGACGGTATTGAAAATGTGCCATGCCATGCTTGAAGAACGCTTTGATGGATCTGTTTTAGTAAGCCAAGAAGAAAACCGACTCAATCTAGAGTTGCGCTTTAGTATTAATGCACATTGCTAG